The Rufibacter sp. DG15C region AGACAAGATGGCCTTGCTGTCATTGCCGCCAATAGCTGATTTTAAGTTGATCCAACCGCGGTGTACGGCACCGGCTGCTTCCATGGCAATGCCTTCTACGGTGGTGGTGTTAGAGGTGCTTCCGCCTAACTGTTGGGCTTTGCTTTCTAACTCGCTAACAAAAGAAGCGCGTTGCTGGGCAAGTCTTTCCAACTCTGATTTTACTCTTGGGTTGTCTACCGCACCGGCGGCCGTCTCATATCCTTTTCTACCGTCGCGGGCAGTTTCTACTAGGTCATTTAAGGTGTTAAGAATCTTATCATTTGGGTTATTCATAGTTGTATTCTGTTTGGTAAAACATTGTTGAACCTGCTCTTTACTTTTAAGACAAATGTCTAAGAAGCATGAGCGTCTGTTCTTTTACTTGTCAGAAATACAATTAGTTGCACCGTTTTTGGCCTGATTTTCAGAAAAGAGCCCAAAAATGACTTTCCTATTCTTTACGTTTTCGCTTGAGCTTCTTGAGGAGTTTTAGTTCACGAGGTTCGCGGTGAATGTCTCCCAGCAAAAACGCGAATGGTTTCAAGGGCGCGTACTGATCTAGTAGAACCTTGAGGATGGCAATGAGCGGGATGGATAAGATCATGCCCGCAGCTCCCCAGATTTCGCCGCCCATGATCAAGGCAATGATGGCCGCAAACGGGTTGATGCTCACCTTAGAGCCCACCACGTTGGGTGTAATGAAATTGCCTTCCAGAAACTGTACAAACGCAAAGATGGCCACCACAATTAGCATGTTGGTCACAGAGCCGGTGTTCACTAGCACATACAGCGCGGGTAAGGCAGCGCCCAGCATGATGCCTATGTAAGGAATAATGGTCAAAATGGCGGCAAAGGCCCCGAAGAAGATGGCATATTCAATGCCCATGATCATCAAGCCAATGGAGTTGAGAATTGACACAATCACTATCACTATCACTAAGCCTGAGATGTAGCTCTGCACTACCTGCTGTATATTGTCAATGGTGTTTAGAATGCTTTCACGTTTACTAACGGCAATAAATTGGAAGATGAATTGCCGCAAGTGGTCGCGGTAATACAGCATACAAAAGACATAGATGGGGATGAGCGTGATGACAGTGAGGGCGCCAGTGGTCAAGGAAATGGTACTTCCCACAAAAGCGGTACCCGTCTGGCTGATGTTGCCCAGTGCTTTTTCAATGAATTCTGAGCGGTTGGTGGGTTTGATGCCAAACTTATTAAATAGAAACATCTGGATCTTGGAGATCAGGATGGACAGCTTAGCGGAGATGTCGTTCAACTCTGCCGTAAAATTCCCGATCTGCATGGAGAAAAAGTAGATCATCAAAGCCACCACCAGAATCACTAAAATCAAGCTTAGGAGCGTGGCCATGGACCGAGGCATCTGGCGTTCCAACCGTGTGCTGATGGGCAAAAGGAGTAGGGCAAACAAACCGGCAAAGCTCAACGGAATCAAGATGGACTTGAATGTCTGCATGAAATACAATAGCAGAAACAGGCCCAACAGGATAACTGTGTACTTAAAATAGGAGGGTAATTTTAATTCCATGCCCTAGGTTGGGTTCAAGTAAATATTTAAAGCTGAATGCGTTGAGGTTATATTGCTAAAAATAATAGCACAAATTAGTAGTTAACGATAAGTCAAAGTTAAAATGTGCTAAAAAAATAAGCATTCAATGTCTCTTTGAATGAACTGCAAAGCCCTATATTTGGTTACAAAAGGGAAAATACGTAAGTGCCTCGCCTGTTAATTTCAGCGCCACCAATGGCCTATCTTAGGCCTTACCAACTGATAGAAAAAATTGGGTTCAGGAGCCTAGACATGGCAAAGTACACGCATTTTTTCATTTATTTTACCGAATTCTACTAAAAGCAGCTTGCCCCATGGCAGAACAGATTAACGTAAATTACAACGAGGATAGCATTCGTTCCCTAGACTGGCGTGAACACATTCGGTTACGTCCGGGTATGTACATCGGTAAACTGGGCGACGGTTCTTCACCCGACGACGGAATTTACATTCTTGTGAAAGAGGTGATTGACAACTCCATTGATGAGCACATGATGGGGTTTGGCCGAACCATTGAAGTAAAAATATCTGACCATAAAGTGGTAGTGCGGGACTACGGCCGCGGTATTCCGTTGGGCAAGGTCATTGACTGCGTAAGCAAGATCAACACCGGTGGTAAGTATGACAGCCGCGCCTTTCAGAAGTCGGTGGGTTTGAACGGGGTAGGTACCAAAGCAGTGAATGCTTTGTCCTCGCAGTTCAGAATACAGTCCGTGCGGGATGGCAAAACCAAAGTAGCCGAGTTTGAGCGCGGTGAGTTGGTGAATGATGAAGCCTTGCAGGACACCACTCAGCGCAATGGTACCACCACAGTGTTTGTGCCAGATGACACCATTTTCAAGAACTACCATTTCATTCCTGAGTTCCTGGAGAACCAGATCTGGAACTACGTCTACCTGAACGCTGGTCTTACCATCCATTTCAATGGGCAGAAGTATCTGTCTGAAAATGGGTTGAAGGATTTGTTGGCCCGCAAGATTGATGAGGAAAGCATGCGCTATCCTATCATCCACCTGAAGGGGGATGATATTGAGTTTGCGCTCACCCACGGTAATGACTACGGTGAGGAGTATTATTCCTTTGTGAACGGCCAGTACACTACGCAAGGCGGTACACATCTAGCAGCCTTTAGAGAGGCTGTGGTGAAGACGCTGCGGGAGTTTTATAAGAAGGACTATGATGCAGCAGACATCAGAGGCTCTATCGTCGCAGCGGTGGCTATACGGGTGCAGGAGCCTGTCTTTGAAAGCCAGACTAAGACCAAGCTAGGGTCCATCAACGTAGCGCACGAAGGACCCACTGTCCGCAACTTCGTGAACGATTACGTGAAGGAGCACCTGGACAACTACCTGCACAAAAACCCAACGGTCGCCGAGTCGCTTAAAAAACGAATTGAGCAGAGTGAGCGGGAGCGCAAGGACATGGCCGGTATTAAGAAACTTGCCAACCAACGCGCCAAAAAAGCCAACCTGCACAACAAAAAACTGCGCGACTGCCGTTTCCACTTCGCTGAAAGCAAAGACCTGGAGAAAGAGGCCTTGACTACTTTGTTTATCACAGAGGGTGACTCAGCGTCAGGTTCTATCACCAAGTCCCGCAATGTGGAGTTAGAGGCGGTGTTCAGCTTGCGGGGTAAGCCTTTGAACTGCTTTGGTCTTAAGAAGAAGGTGGTGTATGAGAATGAGGAGTTCAACCTCTTGCAACACGCCTTGAATATTGAAGAAGGATTGGAAGGCCTGCGCTACAACCGCGTGGTGGTCGCCACTGATGCAGACGTGGACGGCATGCACATCCGGTTGCTTTTGATGACCTTCTTCCTGCAGTTCTTCCCTGACCTGGTAAAGAACGGCCACTTGTACATCTTGGAGACGCCTTTGTTTAGGGTGCGCAACAAGAAGGAAACTATTTACTGCTACAATGAGCAGGAAAAGCAGAATGCCATGCGCAAGCTAGGCAAGAACCCTGAGATCACCCGCTTTAAAGGATTGGGGGAGATCTCGCCAGAGGAGTTTGGTAAGTTCATTGGCGACAACATACGCTTGGAACCAGTGATCATGGGGAAGACGGAGCAGAACATCCAGAAAATCCTGTCTTACTTCATGGGAAAGAACACGCCAGAGCGCCAGCAGTTTATCATTGAGAATTTGAAGATTGAAAAAGATATAGTAGAGGAAGTTTATGCTTAACGAAGAATTGGATAACGAGAACAACTTAGAACTGGGCACTGAACTGGAGGGCGATGAGGCCATCCATGACATTACCTCGGTTTCTGGTTTGTACGAGAACTGGTTTCTAGACTACGCCTCTTACGTAATTCTGGAGCGTGCCGTACCGGCGCTGGAAGACGGGTTCAAGCCCGTGCAGCGCCGCATCATGCACGCCATGAAAGAAATGGACGATGGTCGCTTTAACAAAGTGGCCAACGTGATAGGGCAGACCATGCAGTATCACCCGCACGGTGATGCCTCTATTGGAGATGCTATTGTGAACCTGGGCCAGAAGGACCTGCTCATTGAAACCCAGGGAAACTGGGGAGACGTGCGCACGGGTGACAGCGCTGCCGCGCCTCGTTACATTGAGGCCCGTCTAACCAAGTTCGCCTTAGACGTAGTGTTCAATGGACAAACTACTGAGTGGCAACTGAGCTATGATGGCCGTAAGAATGAGCCGGTGACTTTGCCGGTGAAATTCCCCTTGCTATTGGCACAGGGTGTGGAAGGGATTGCGGTAGGTTTGTCTACCAAGATCATGCCTCACAACTTCCGGGAGTTGATTAAAGGCTCTATTGATGTCTTGAAAGGCCGTCAAACTACTTTGCTTCCAGACTTCCCAACGGGTGGTATGGCAGACTTCTCCAACTACAACGGCGGGGGCAGAGGTGGTAAAATTAGGTTGAGAGCAACTATTGAGAAAGTAGACAAGTCCTTGCTGGTGATAAAGGATGTGCCTTATGGCACCACCACTACCGCCTTGATGGAGTCTATTGTCAAGGCCAGCGAGAACAATAAGATCAAAATCAAGAAGGTAGTAGATAATACAGCCGCAGCGGTTGAAATTCAGGTTCACATTCCACCGGGGATTTCACCTGACTTGACTATTGACGCGCTGTATGCCTTTACAGACTGCGAGATTTCTATCTCACCTAATACTTGCGTCATCATTGAAGACAAGCCTCGCTTCCTGAATGTGGATGAGCTCTTGCGCATGTCTACTTTGAAAACCGTGAGGTTGCTGGAGCGTGAGTTGGAGATTAGAATGGGCGAACTGGAAGACAAGTGGCACCAGTCCTCGCTTGAGAAAATCTTTATTGAGAACCGCATCTACCGTGACATTGAAGAGTGTGAAACCTGGGAAGCGGTATTAGAGGCCATTGACAGAGGTTTAGATCCATACAAACCCATCCTTCGCCGCGAGGTAACGCAAGAAGATATCATCCGCCTAACGGAGATAAAGATCAAGCGTATCTCTAAGTTTGACGCATTCAAGGCAGACGAGTTTATCAAGAAGCTGGAGGATGAAATGGCTGAGGTGGCAGACAACCTGGCCAACCTTACCCGTTACGCCATCAGCTATTTTGAAGGTCTATTTGCCAAATATGGCAAAGGCAAGGAGCGCAAAACCCAAATCAGAACCTTTGACGTAGTGTCTGCCCAAAAGGTGGCCATTGCCAACCAGAAGCTGTACGTGAACCGCAAAGACGGCTTTGTAGGCTATGGTCTCAAGAAAGACGAGTTTGTCACCGACTGCTCTGACATGGACGACATCATTGCCATACGCAAAGACGGCAAGTTTGTAGTAACCAAGATCAGTGACAAGACCTTTGTGGGCAAGGACATCTTGTATACCGCCGTGTATAACAAGAACGATGAGCACATGGTCTACAACATGATCTATGTGGATGGAAAAACGGGCGTGGCCTATGCCAAGCGTTTTGCCGTGACGTCCATCACCAGAGACAAGGAGTATGACTTAACCAAAGGCGAGAAAAATTCTAAGATTATCTACCTCACGGCCAACCCTAACTCTGAGTCTGAGTTGGTGAGCATTCAGTTGCAGCCGGCCAGCACGGCTCGCGTGAAGCAGTTTGACTTTGATTTTGCAGAGTTGTTGATCAAAGGCAAAGGCTCACAAGGAAATATTGTGACTAAGTACCCTATCAAAAAGGTAACGCAGAAAGCGCTGGGTGAATCTACCCGCGGAGGACGTGAAATCTATTATGATGAAGTGATTGGTCGTTTGAACACGGAGAGCCGTGGTCGTTACTTGGGTAGCTTCAATACAGAGGATACCATTTTGGTCTTGTTCAAAGACGGGTCTTATGAGTTGACGTCCTTTGACTTGACCAACCATTATGATGTGGCCAACATAGAAGCCATTCATAAGTTCTCGCCAGAGTTGGTGGTATCTGCATTGTACACTGAAGGGGAGACCAAGGTGACCTATGTGAAGCGGTTCTTAATTGAGACTACTACGGTTGGCAAACGCTTTACTTTCATCAGTGAGTCTAAAGGCTCTAAATTGTTGGCTGCCTCAGTAGCAGCAGAACCTAAGGCTGAAATTAAATTCCAGCGGGATAAAAAGTCAGAGAAGGAATCTGAGGTATTGCTTCTGAATGAATTCATTGATGTGAAAGGCTGGCGCGCCATGGGAAATAAGCTCAACTACT contains the following coding sequences:
- a CDS encoding PA2169 family four-helix-bundle protein gives rise to the protein MNNPNDKILNTLNDLVETARDGRKGYETAAGAVDNPRVKSELERLAQQRASFVSELESKAQQLGGSTSNTTTVEGIAMEAAGAVHRGWINLKSAIGGNDSKAILSECENGDEAALKAYSNALNDTALPMDVKNIIQKQQQEIQTAKQTITSLKNGI
- a CDS encoding AI-2E family transporter, which translates into the protein MELKLPSYFKYTVILLGLFLLLYFMQTFKSILIPLSFAGLFALLLLPISTRLERQMPRSMATLLSLILVILVVALMIYFFSMQIGNFTAELNDISAKLSILISKIQMFLFNKFGIKPTNRSEFIEKALGNISQTGTAFVGSTISLTTGALTVITLIPIYVFCMLYYRDHLRQFIFQFIAVSKRESILNTIDNIQQVVQSYISGLVIVIVIVSILNSIGLMIMGIEYAIFFGAFAAILTIIPYIGIMLGAALPALYVLVNTGSVTNMLIVVAIFAFVQFLEGNFITPNVVGSKVSINPFAAIIALIMGGEIWGAAGMILSIPLIAILKVLLDQYAPLKPFAFLLGDIHREPRELKLLKKLKRKRKE
- a CDS encoding DNA topoisomerase IV subunit B produces the protein MAEQINVNYNEDSIRSLDWREHIRLRPGMYIGKLGDGSSPDDGIYILVKEVIDNSIDEHMMGFGRTIEVKISDHKVVVRDYGRGIPLGKVIDCVSKINTGGKYDSRAFQKSVGLNGVGTKAVNALSSQFRIQSVRDGKTKVAEFERGELVNDEALQDTTQRNGTTTVFVPDDTIFKNYHFIPEFLENQIWNYVYLNAGLTIHFNGQKYLSENGLKDLLARKIDEESMRYPIIHLKGDDIEFALTHGNDYGEEYYSFVNGQYTTQGGTHLAAFREAVVKTLREFYKKDYDAADIRGSIVAAVAIRVQEPVFESQTKTKLGSINVAHEGPTVRNFVNDYVKEHLDNYLHKNPTVAESLKKRIEQSERERKDMAGIKKLANQRAKKANLHNKKLRDCRFHFAESKDLEKEALTTLFITEGDSASGSITKSRNVELEAVFSLRGKPLNCFGLKKKVVYENEEFNLLQHALNIEEGLEGLRYNRVVVATDADVDGMHIRLLLMTFFLQFFPDLVKNGHLYILETPLFRVRNKKETIYCYNEQEKQNAMRKLGKNPEITRFKGLGEISPEEFGKFIGDNIRLEPVIMGKTEQNIQKILSYFMGKNTPERQQFIIENLKIEKDIVEEVYA
- a CDS encoding DNA gyrase/topoisomerase IV subunit A — encoded protein: MLNEELDNENNLELGTELEGDEAIHDITSVSGLYENWFLDYASYVILERAVPALEDGFKPVQRRIMHAMKEMDDGRFNKVANVIGQTMQYHPHGDASIGDAIVNLGQKDLLIETQGNWGDVRTGDSAAAPRYIEARLTKFALDVVFNGQTTEWQLSYDGRKNEPVTLPVKFPLLLAQGVEGIAVGLSTKIMPHNFRELIKGSIDVLKGRQTTLLPDFPTGGMADFSNYNGGGRGGKIRLRATIEKVDKSLLVIKDVPYGTTTTALMESIVKASENNKIKIKKVVDNTAAAVEIQVHIPPGISPDLTIDALYAFTDCEISISPNTCVIIEDKPRFLNVDELLRMSTLKTVRLLERELEIRMGELEDKWHQSSLEKIFIENRIYRDIEECETWEAVLEAIDRGLDPYKPILRREVTQEDIIRLTEIKIKRISKFDAFKADEFIKKLEDEMAEVADNLANLTRYAISYFEGLFAKYGKGKERKTQIRTFDVVSAQKVAIANQKLYVNRKDGFVGYGLKKDEFVTDCSDMDDIIAIRKDGKFVVTKISDKTFVGKDILYTAVYNKNDEHMVYNMIYVDGKTGVAYAKRFAVTSITRDKEYDLTKGEKNSKIIYLTANPNSESELVSIQLQPASTARVKQFDFDFAELLIKGKGSQGNIVTKYPIKKVTQKALGESTRGGREIYYDEVIGRLNTESRGRYLGSFNTEDTILVLFKDGSYELTSFDLTNHYDVANIEAIHKFSPELVVSALYTEGETKVTYVKRFLIETTTVGKRFTFISESKGSKLLAASVAAEPKAEIKFQRDKKSEKESEVLLLNEFIDVKGWRAMGNKLNYFKIFGVTIAKDEKMEVVKPKNGTKAIKAVKVEPKLAEKISSGYESGAEINFDILPTQPVKELPVESGQTEDLQKPPKKEKKQLNLF